The genomic interval CCGTCGTCGGCCTCGTCATGGCGGGCTGGGGCTCGGGCAGCAAGTGGTCGATGCTGGGCGGGATGCGCGCCGCGGCCCAGGTCATCAGCTACGAGATCCCGGCGGGTTTGGCGGCCCTCACGGTGCTGCTGCTGGCCGGTAGCCTCTCGATGCAGACGATCATCTCGCGCCAAGGACCGCACCCTTGGCAGTGGTTCCTCTTCGACAATCCCTTCTGCCTGATCGCCTTCTTCATCCTCTTCACCGCCCTGGTCGCCGAGGGCAACCGCGCCCCCTTCGACCTGCCCGAGGCCGAGAGCGAGCTGGTCAGCGGCTACAACACCGAATACTCGGGGATGCGCTTCGTGTTCTTCTTCTTCGCCGAATGGGCCAACCTTTACGTGATGGCGGCGATCCTGACGACGCTCTTCCTGGGCGGCTGGCAGATCCCGGCGAGCCTGGCGGCGGCGACGGGCTCGGTCGGAGTTTGGCTGACCCAGGTCGTGCAGCTGCTCTTCTTCCAGATCAAGTGCCTCGTCATCATCTTCCTGGTCATCCAGCTGCGCTGGACGCTGCCGCGCATCCGCATGGACCAACTGATGAGCCTATGCTGGAAGTATCTC from Deltaproteobacteria bacterium PRO3 carries:
- the nuoH gene encoding NADH-quinone oxidoreductase subunit NuoH encodes the protein MEQLATYLHENYLYGAPLWVVQALVQFGIAAVVLMLFVSPFAGILSFIERRIAGRMQDRIGPNRVGPQGILQFLADGIKSLLKEDLIPKDADKPLFVIAPYLVFLGMFTTFVALPFASKLIVADLNVGILYIFATSSLTVVGLVMAGWGSGSKWSMLGGMRAAAQVISYEIPAGLAALTVLLLAGSLSMQTIISRQGPHPWQWFLFDNPFCLIAFFILFTALVAEGNRAPFDLPEAESELVSGYNTEYSGMRFVFFFFAEWANLYVMAAILTTLFLGGWQIPASLAAATGSVGVWLTQVVQLLFFQIKCLVIIFLVIQLRWTLPRIRMDQLMSLCWKYLVPIGFVCVIGTAIWMMLFPQGAPMMRYLLTALAAVITVYYFYRVLWQIRVSRAEVQLNPFV